One genomic window of Parcubacteria group bacterium includes the following:
- a CDS encoding glycosyltransferase family 4 protein, with the protein MAGQPRVLFCTGVFPPAIGGPGKIVEQLAGALSGNGYECRVLTFGRDDGASQPYDVNRIPLAIPQPLRLMMTLFKTLWLGRRADIIYSLDTYSSGFAAAIASQILRKPLIQRFSGDSAWESAFNAGETDDDIATFQNRPHGVRTKLLMWRRNFVLKTARTIITDSEFLKNFLQTIGIDASKVIVIRNPVEAQSSFDFDREAFKQEHGFKQNVILTMARLVPWKGISALIESMPDILASHPDTTLVIAGVGPSEQELKKLVNDQKIGNSVLFLGNVTDRQEKQKLYAATDVFVLNTFYESMSNVLLEAMAAGRAIVTTRAGGNPEFVNDENGMLVRYNDNVQMTSAIANLLDDAALRQKLGQQARQTVQQFTVENFVNENTKILTGVQGV; encoded by the coding sequence ATGGCTGGACAACCACGCGTTTTATTCTGCACCGGCGTGTTTCCGCCCGCAATCGGCGGACCAGGTAAAATTGTTGAACAATTGGCTGGTGCGCTCTCGGGAAATGGATACGAATGCCGTGTATTGACGTTTGGCAGGGATGATGGAGCGAGCCAGCCGTATGACGTCAATCGGATACCACTCGCAATCCCCCAACCCTTGCGATTAATGATGACACTGTTTAAGACGCTTTGGCTTGGCCGACGCGCTGACATCATCTATTCCCTGGATACGTACTCAAGCGGCTTTGCCGCCGCAATCGCATCACAAATACTCCGCAAACCTTTGATTCAGCGGTTCAGCGGAGACTCGGCCTGGGAAAGCGCCTTTAATGCCGGAGAGACGGATGATGATATAGCCACATTCCAGAACAGGCCCCATGGCGTGAGGACGAAACTATTGATGTGGCGTAGGAATTTTGTTCTCAAAACAGCGCGGACAATTATTACGGACAGTGAATTCCTCAAAAATTTCCTCCAAACAATCGGGATTGATGCAAGCAAGGTGATAGTCATCCGAAATCCGGTTGAAGCGCAATCCTCTTTTGACTTTGACAGAGAAGCTTTCAAACAAGAACATGGCTTCAAGCAAAACGTCATACTGACCATGGCGCGTCTGGTTCCTTGGAAAGGAATTTCTGCTCTAATTGAGAGCATGCCTGATATTCTTGCCAGCCACCCGGACACAACACTGGTTATCGCAGGCGTTGGCCCGAGCGAACAGGAGCTTAAAAAATTGGTAAATGACCAAAAGATTGGTAATTCTGTTTTATTCCTTGGGAACGTGACAGATAGGCAAGAAAAGCAGAAGCTGTACGCCGCAACTGACGTATTCGTGCTCAACACGTTCTACGAAAGCATGTCCAATGTGTTGCTTGAAGCAATGGCAGCGGGTCGCGCGATTGTGACAACCCGGGCAGGCGGCAATCCGGAATTTGTGAATGATGAGAATGGCATGCTCGTGCGCTATAATGATAATGTCCAGATGACAAGCGCCATCGCAAATCTCCTGGATGATGCGGCGCTTCGGCAAAAGCTCGGCCAACAAGCCCGCCAGACGGTCCAGCAGTTCACTGTGGAAAATTTTGTAAATGAGAATACTAAAATTTTAACAGGTGTGCAGGGTGTGTAA
- a CDS encoding sugar transferase — protein MTEKFRQFILFLGDIALLYASLFLALSARNQSIISGQDWSSHWPVFSIAFAIWIIIFYITGVYDLNNIRNDLRFYATASQAMGVNILLAIAFFYVLPQAQLAPKTILVLNGVLFFVLFVGWRQLAHRWISKTALKRNVLIIGEGAIARELTELLDHNPQFGYQIAAILNHNANDHHGNLADYRDPGQLSGVLAHHRISVVVLDSEGRKSKQLIANLYRHLGEPLEFIALDRFYEAIAKRISLDTIDQFWFLENLQEGKKRLYDLGKRTVDMVAAAIGLVFGIALIPLIGLIILIFHGRPVFFTQTRLGKNAKPFRAIKFRTMVPDAEKHGPQLAVKDDSRVTRLGRILRKSRLDEIPQLFNIFKGEMSFVGPRPERPEFVEQLERDVPFYRERLLVKPGLTGWDQISGEYHSASRPDSLKKLQYDLYYIKNRSLFLDITIILKTIKTVLAGAGR, from the coding sequence ATGACTGAAAAATTCCGACAATTTATCCTGTTTTTGGGGGATATTGCACTTCTTTATGCCTCTCTGTTCCTGGCGCTCTCCGCAAGAAACCAGTCCATTATCTCGGGCCAAGACTGGTCAAGCCACTGGCCCGTGTTTTCCATTGCCTTTGCCATTTGGATCATTATCTTCTATATCACCGGGGTCTATGACCTCAACAACATCAGGAACGATTTGCGGTTCTACGCCACCGCGAGCCAGGCCATGGGAGTCAATATCCTGCTTGCTATTGCCTTTTTCTACGTTCTCCCGCAGGCCCAATTGGCCCCTAAAACGATTCTGGTGCTGAATGGAGTGTTGTTCTTTGTCCTGTTCGTGGGCTGGCGCCAGCTCGCGCATAGGTGGATTTCCAAAACCGCGCTCAAGCGCAATGTGCTCATTATCGGGGAGGGCGCCATTGCCCGGGAACTCACCGAGCTTCTGGACCACAACCCGCAGTTCGGGTACCAGATTGCGGCGATTTTGAACCACAACGCAAACGACCACCACGGGAACCTCGCGGACTACCGCGACCCGGGCCAGCTCTCCGGAGTGCTCGCTCATCACCGCATCTCGGTTGTGGTGCTGGATAGCGAAGGCCGGAAATCAAAACAGCTCATCGCTAACCTCTACCGCCACTTGGGCGAACCTTTGGAATTTATCGCCCTGGACCGGTTCTACGAGGCAATCGCCAAGCGCATTTCCCTGGATACCATAGACCAGTTCTGGTTCCTGGAAAACCTCCAGGAGGGCAAAAAACGGCTCTACGACCTTGGAAAACGCACGGTTGATATGGTTGCCGCGGCAATCGGCCTTGTGTTCGGTATTGCCTTGATTCCGCTCATAGGCCTCATTATTTTGATATTCCACGGCAGGCCCGTCTTTTTCACACAGACGCGCCTGGGTAAAAACGCAAAACCATTCCGGGCCATCAAATTCAGGACCATGGTCCCAGACGCGGAAAAGCACGGCCCCCAGCTCGCGGTAAAAGACGACAGCCGCGTCACTAGGCTCGGCAGAATCCTGCGCAAGAGCAGGCTGGACGAAATTCCGCAGCTGTTTAATATTTTCAAGGGCGAAATGAGCTTTGTGGGCCCTAGGCCGGAGCGGCCTGAATTCGTGGAACAACTGGAACGGGACGTGCCGTTTTACCGCGAACGTTTGCTTGTAAAACCGGGCTTGACTGGCTGGGACCAAATCTCCGGGGAATACCACTCCGCAAGCCGGCCTGACTCCTTGAAAAAGCTTCAGTACGATCTGTACTACATCAAAAACCGTTCTCTATTCCTGGATATCACCATCATCCTTAAAACCATTAAAACCGTGCTCGCCGGAGCCGGGCGCTAA